The segment ACGCTGTCCATAATGACTGCGCCATCTGAACCTGCTGTTACTGTAAAATTAGTGAACGGTATTCGTGCCGCACTGTCAGGAGCAAGTGATGCTGCTGGCTGTACTGCACCTCCAACTGACAACCCTGTTCCGGTTGCCGGTGGAAGAGTTGTTCCGTCGCCGCCTGTGGTACCTGCGATGCTAGAGTACTTAGCCCTTGAAATTGGACCAAAGTAACCTGCAGGTGGACTCACATTGTTTGCAGCTTGCCATGCGGCTACTGCAGATCGTGTGATTGGACCGAAGTATCCGGTTGAACCTCCTGAGAAGGTAAAGTGTCCCGTGCCCGTCAGGTAATCCTGAAGACATGTGACATCTGAACCAGAGACTTCAAGTGTAAGATCACGAGTGAAACTACAAGCTGTGGTTCCGCCTCCGCCGCCACCCGAGAGTACTGCAAGTTGTGCCTGCAGAGCTTGGATGGTTACAAGAAGGCTGTTGATCTGCGCTGTAAGATCTTCAATAGTTTGCGCCTTCGCGGTGGAAGGAACAGCAAACGCAAGTGAGAGAGCGAGCGCAACACCAACGAGTCCCACTACCAACTTTGTAGTGTTACTGTGTGTAGTAATCATATGTTTTGTAATTTTTAATTTAAGCTCCTCCCTGTACGATTATTGTAATGTGTACAGAGGAAACTGTTTGCGCGACCTATAGTTTTATTTTTAATTAAAACCATCGCGCGAATATTAATCTTGTAATGCGACATTGTGCAATTTCTGTTGACAATGTCGGCACTCTAATAACGTACTATCCTACGATGTTCTATTTGTATCGACACAGAACGATGTAGGTTAGCTAGTAATGTTGGACCGAGTTTCTTTCGTTGTGCAACCAGAGTTTTAAATACTGCATTGCAATATTAAAAACAGAATTAAGTATTTCTGTATTAGTAAACTTACAAGCAAAACAAAATCTTGCTTGCAAATTTGAAAAAAGTTGTGTCGTTCGTATATTTAATTTTCAACGACCAATCCTATCTGTATTTATCCCGCTGTCTCCCTTCTTCTTCTTTCCCTTGCAAAGACTACCTCCCTTATACAGCCAAAATCGGCCATTGGGAGTAGCCTTTTCTATACGTTTCAGACCTGCAATTATGCAGAATCTTCTCCTAAAATGCAAGTACTATACGGTAGTTCAGAAAAAGCCTTAGAGTAAGTATATAGGTACTACAGAATCACGCAAAACGGGGAATGTGGATAACCCATAACCCCAGAAATATAGGCATTAGACAAGGGAATAGGTGCTCCAGCGCTTCTCTCCCTTTTTCTTCAATATTCCAACTTTCACGAGCGACAGGAGTTCCCGTTGGAGTGTTTTTTCACTGCAGTCCAATACTACCGTCGCCACTTCTTTTACACTGACGGCTCCCCTTGTTTTAATGAGTTTGAGAATGTGTTGTTTCCTGTCACTGTGTCGGTCTTGAGCTCCATGTTCTGAAACCGTTCCTTTCGCTGCCGCTGTACGACTTTTTTGTGTTTGTGTTATGCGTTTTTGGCTACTCTGCCCACCATATGTATTATTTGAGTAAAGCTGTGCAAGATACATATCAGGAACAGCAAGCATCTCTTCAGTTATTTCAACCCCTTGAGGTACAATACCGGCACCTTTCCTTTTCAACATGGCGCCAAGCGTCAAATATTCTTCTTTCAGGACTGATACATTCATTTCAGACACATATCCAGAATCCCGCCCAATTTCAAGAAGTGCAATTATTTCAAGTATGGTTGCCACAACAGTTGAAATAGCAGATGGCAGCAGTTTATGTGACAGAGTTCTCAAGGACATAGTGTCCGATAAAAGACACAGTGACTTTCCTCGGAGTGTTATTCGTATAGGTTCGTTCTCAGGGACAAAACTAGTCACTAAATAAAGGGCTGAAACGAGTTTTTCTGTCTTTTTGAAAATAAAGGCATGAAAATGGTTGTTGCCAAACACTGCGGAATATGCAGTTTTTCCGATACTTTGTTCATTATGTCCTTTATCGTTGTCCTTTTTATTCTCCATACATCTGTCCTTTATATTGTCCTTTATATTGGGACAAAACATGTCCATTATATATCGGACAGTGTGGCTAGTAAACACAAAAGGACATTGGAATACACTTTTTTGTATCTGTACACTTATATTCACACTGGGGCAGTATATTAAGAAAAAATCGCCTATTTTGTACACATACCAGTTAGAAAATTTTAATGTCCGCTGTGTTGTGTGTTATTATTTAATAATTCAAGGAGTTCTTATATTGTTACTGAACGACTATGAATTATTAAACCCTGCCCTTATTTTGCTTTTGCAAAATCGTGCGCAGTGCGTCTCTCGAATAGAGAGATACTTATTGGGCGAAGCGCTGCGCCCCAAAAGGGATGTGGCTATCCGCCACTCGCGCTTCGCGTGTACTGTGAGAGCAAAATAAGGGCAGGGTGATGATTTTTATATTCATTTTATTCATTAAAAATCTACATGAGACGGAGAAGAAAGAAAAGGAGTATCTTGTTGCGTATATTTGACGGTCTTAGGGGAGAAACCATTCAGGGAGTGTGGACAGTTGTTTTTTTTGTCTTGGGGGTCTTTCTTTTGCTCTCAGCAACGGGTAATGCAGGCATTGTTGGGAATGCTACATACCGAGGTCTCTCGCTGCTCTTGGGTATTGGATTTTTTCTCCTGCCACTTCTCTTTTTCACTCTCTCTGTATCGTTTATAAAAACATTTCATCACCGAGATGTCGGACTCTCAAAAATAATTGGCGCCGTTCTGTTTTTTCTTGGCGGGCTTGGTTTTATCAGTCTCTTCTTTGAAGAGCAAGGTGGTATGGTGGGAAATATTATCACGGCTCCGCTCCTTTCTCTGTTTGATGTATTTTCAACGTTTCTCATCCTCGTTGCGGTTTTGATTATTGCACTCCTCGTAATATTTGATGCAAAATTGCCCAATCCGTCTTTGTCATTTTCTAAAGAATCAATATTCGGCATATTTAAAAGAAACAAAGAAGAGACAGCCGTGGATGGATATGATGACAATGAAGAATATAAGGGTGAGCCGGAGAAAGATGAAGACGAAGTTGAAGAAGAAGTGAAAGAAGAAGAAGAAGAAAAGAAACACTCCACACTCAAAAAAGTGTTTGGCATAGGAGAAAAAAGTGTAGCTGGAGTCGTTGCGCTTAAACCACTTATCGGCGGCACTTACACCCCACCACCGTTGTCACTGCTTGAAAAAGACAGAGGAAAACCCGGTGTTGGTGATATTAAGGCAAACGCAAATATTATAAAACGAACACTTCAGAATTTCGGAGTAACTGTTGAGGTGGATGAAATCTCCATAGGGCCAACCGTGACACAGTACGCTCTCAAACCTGCAGAAGGCGTCCGGCTTTCAAAAATATTGGGTCTTCAGAATAATCTTGAACTTGCGCTTGCCGCTCACCCGTTGCGGATTGAAGCGCCAATTCCGGGCCGATCACTGGTAGGTATTGAGGTACCAAACAGTGCAAAAACCACTATCGGACTCGGGTCAATGCTCGAATCCGATGCATTCACATCTTCGGAAAAGCCACTGTTGATATCATTGGGGAAAGATATTTCCGGTAAAGCGCGCTTTGCTGACCTTGCTAGAATGCCACATATGCTTATCGCCGGTGCCACCGGCTCTGGAAAATCGGTCGCTATTCACTCTATGATTACTTCTCTTTTGTATAGAAATTCCCCGCAGGAGATGCGTTTTATTTTGATCGACCCCAAGCGGGTTGAACTGACGCTTTACAACAAAATACCGCACCTGCTCACTCCCGTTGTAACTGATCCGAAAAAAACTATACTGGCGCTTAAATGGGCGGCAAAAGAAATGGATAGACGTTACGATGTACTTGAAGCAGAATCGGTGCGCGATATCAGTTCATACCATAAAAATGTGCTTGCCCCAGCGGTCTTAAAGGCGACTAAGGAAAGTAGTGATGAATTACCCGAGGCAATGCCCTACATTATTATTGTGATAGATGAACTCGCCGATATTATGCAGGTATATCCAAGAGAGCTTGAGTCGGCTGTTGTTAGACTTGCTCAAATGAGTAGGGCGGTTGGTATTCATCTCATTCTTTCAACACAACGTCCATCGGTTAATATTATTACCGGACTTATCAAGGCAAACATCCCTGTACGACTGGCACTCCAAGTATCTTCACAAATTGATTCTAGAACTATACTTGATGCGGGAGGAGCCGAAAAACTCCTCGGAGACGGTGACCTACTCTACCTTTCCGGTGAAATGTCAAAGCCACGACGGCTTCAAGCTTCGTTTATATCAGAAATTGAAGTTAAAAAAGTTACCAAGTTTCTTGCACAACAGTATGAGGACGATTTGTCTGTCGAAGTACCAAAGATAGATTTCAGCGAAAATGGTGGTGGTGGAGACGGTATACTATTCGGATCGCAGGCGGAGGACAACAAAAATGATGATGAGCTCTACGAGGATGCTCGAGAGACTATCATACACGCCGGTAAAGCATCGACTTCATATTTACAGAG is part of the Patescibacteria group bacterium genome and harbors:
- a CDS encoding peptidoglycan-binding protein; amino-acid sequence: MITTHSNTTKLVVGLVGVALALSLAFAVPSTAKAQTIEDLTAQINSLLVTIQALQAQLAVLSGGGGGGTTACSFTRDLTLEVSGSDVTCLQDYLTGTGHFTFSGGSTGYFGPITRSAVAAWQAANNVSPPAGYFGPISRAKYSSIAGTTGGDGTTLPPATGTGLSVGGAVQPAASLAPDSAARIPFTNFTVTAGSDGAVIMDSVLVRRTGLSANAVFSGIVLLDENGIQLGTSKTLNSLNEAKVGEAVTIPAGTTRRFTIAGNMASDNSTRDGQVASLTVVGINTSAIVSGTLPITGASHTINASLVIGSVTADRGVE
- a CDS encoding DeoR family transcriptional regulator; this translates as MENKKDNDKGHNEQSIGKTAYSAVFGNNHFHAFIFKKTEKLVSALYLVTSFVPENEPIRITLRGKSLCLLSDTMSLRTLSHKLLPSAISTVVATILEIIALLEIGRDSGYVSEMNVSVLKEEYLTLGAMLKRKGAGIVPQGVEITEEMLAVPDMYLAQLYSNNTYGGQSSQKRITQTQKSRTAAAKGTVSEHGAQDRHSDRKQHILKLIKTRGAVSVKEVATVVLDCSEKTLQRELLSLVKVGILKKKGEKRWSTYSLV